The Leptospirales bacterium sequence TCGAGCTCTTCAAACGCAGCCATCGTCGCGGGCTGCTGGGCGCTCTGGCCCTGGCTGGAATTGGTTTTCTTTTCTTTAACATTGTGGCCAGCGCCGGACAGGCTGATCCCATCGCCGACATCAGCGAGCTGCAGAAGCTGGAAGCCGAGGGACGCTACCAGGAGCTGGAGCAGCGTACGGAAGAGGTGAAGGCCCGTCTGCTGCACATCGAAGAAGAGCGCAGCCGTCAAAGCGGTCAGGTCAAGTTGATTGAGTATACCGTGCGCGCCGGCGACACCCTGTCCTCGGTTGCCATTCGTTATCGTGTGCCGGCCGCTCTGGTTGCAGTCTCCAGCGGTCTGGACGCTGGCGCTGCGCTCAAGCCAGGCCAGAAGCTGCTGATTCCGGATCGTCCAGGCTTGCTCTACAAGTTCAAGGCCGGCGATCGTCTGGCAGATATTGCTCAACGCTACCAGGTGAAACTGGAAGACATCATTGCTGACAACGCCGAGCTGGGCGATCTGGACATGATCGAGCCGGGCGCGCGCATCTTTCTGCCCAACGCACGTATTCCTACGCCTCCGCCGATCTGGTTCAAGCCTGCCTGGGGTCGTTTGACCAGCGGCTTTGGCTATCGCCGCGATCCGCTGCTTGGCAACTGGTCGCTGCATTCCGGCATCGATATTGGCATCGCTTACGCTTCGGTGCGCGCGGCGCGCGAAGGTCAGGTGATGTATGTGGGCAGCCTGGGCGGCTACGGCAACGTCGTTCTGATTCGGCATGAGGGCGGCTACAAGACGCTCTATGCACACCTCAGCCGACTGAGCGTACGCGCCGGTCAATTTGTGGCGGCCGGCGCCGTAATCGGCGTGTCCGGAAATACCGGACGTTCTACCGGACCGCACCTGCACTTTGAAGTGATCAAGAACGATCGTCCGGTGAATCCGCGAGCTTTTGTTCGCTTCTAGATGAAGCGCCTGGTCTGGCGCGTTACTTTTCCGACAAATGTCATTGACATCTTTGCATTTATCATTGCAATGGCGGCAGATTCGCCTGCCATCCGGCCGCAATCCATTTCAATCGCAAATTTGTTCGAGTAAGTCGTTTGAATAAGCAGGTCGCCGCTTTCCGCGCCGGCAGCGCTGAATCTTCCCCAAACTGAATCAAACATTCCCGTTTCACACCGCGCCGCAGCGCGCACCAGAGGAGAAAACATGGCAGTCCGCAAGGGATCCAGGAATCGCGACGTGCAAAGCGAAGAATCGCAAGTAGATGACCGACAGGATGATGCTGAGGATACGTCGGCGGAAATTGCGCCGGAAGTCGGTAATGGCGCCAGCCACAATGGCGATAGCCGCGGCGGACGTCATCGTCGCGGACGGCGCGACCATCGCGACCGCGACCGCGGCGATCGCGACGGCAATCGTCGTCTGCCCGGCCCCGGAGTTCCGCGCGAATTGCGCGAGCGCAGCGAACCGCGCGAGCCTCGCGATCCCAATGCGCCGCCGCCGCCGCCCATCGATCTAACCGAACTGAAGCGCAAGCCGATCGAAGACCTGACTTCCATGGCCGAGGCCATGGGCTGCGCCGAAGCGTCGGCGATGAAGAAGCAGAATCTCATTTTCGAAATTCTGCGCAAGCAGGCGGAGATGAATGGCGCCGTCTTTGCCGCCGGCGTTATGGAGAAGTTGTCCGAGGGCTACGGCTTTCTGCGCAGCCCGGACTACAACTACCTGCCAGGCCCGGATGATATCTATGTAAGTCCCTCGCAGATTCGACTCTTTGGACTGCGCACCGGCGATACCATCACCGGACAGATCCGTCCGCCCAAGGAATCGGAACGCTTCTTCGCCATGCTGCGCGTGGATACGATCAACGGCGAATCGCCGGACGTAGCCCACAAACGCATTCTGTTCGATAACCTGACGCCGCTCTATCCCGACGATCGCCTGCGCATGGAGTGGAATCCGGGACAGCTGGATACCCGCGTCATTGATCTGCTTACGCCCATCGGCAAGGGCCAGCGCGGACTGATCGTTGCGCCGCCGCGCGTCGGCAAGACGATCCTGATGCAGAACATTGCCAACGCCATCACCGCCAACAGTCCCGATGTAATCCTGATGGTGCTCCTGATTGATGAGCGTCCGGAAGAGGTGACCGACATGGCGCGCAACGTGCGCGGCGAGGTGGTCAGCTCAACCTTCGACGAACCGGCCTCGCGCCACGTCCAGGTGGCGGAGATGGTCATCGAGAAGGCCAAGCGCCAGGTGGAGCACGGCCGCGACGTGGTGATCCTGCTCGATTCGATTACCCGTCTGGCCCGCGCCTACAACCAGGTAATCCCCACCTCCGGCAAGATTCTTTCCGGCGGCGTGGACTCCAACGCACTGCATAAGCCCAAGCGCTTCTTTGGCGCCGCGCGCAACATTGAGCACGGCGGATCGCTGACGATCATTGCTACGGCGCTGATCGATACCGGCTCCAAAATGGACGAGGTGATTTTTGAGGAATTCAAGGGCACCGGCAACATGGAGATCCACCTCGACCGCCGTCTGGCGGACAAGCGCATCTATCCGGCAATCGATCTGAACAAGTCCGGCACGCGCAAAGAGGAGCTGTTGCTCGAACCGGAAGTTCTGAACAAGGTCTTTGTGCTGCGCAAGGCGCTCTCGCCGATGTCGCCGACGGAGGCCATGGAGCTGCTGCTGGATCGTATGCGCGGAACCAAGACCAACGCCGATTTTCTGGCCAGCATGAACGTGCCCAGCGTCTGAGGGCCCGCTGCGGATGGCCACGGCCGGCGGCGCTATTGCCGTCGGCCGCGTCCAGGGGCAGGCCGGTCTTTGGCGCTCAAAAGAGTCGACGCCCGGCCCCGGCCTTGTTTTCCTGTTCTTTCCTATGAAAGCAGCCATCCACCCCGAGTACAAAGAAGCGACCATCCGCTGCGCCTGCGGGGCTGAATACAAGACCCGCTCCACCAAGGGCGACTTGCAGGTGGAAATCTGCGCCAGCTGCCATCCCTTCTACACCGGGCAGCAGAAGATCGTCGATGCCGCCGGCCGCGTCGATCGCTTCAAGAAAAAGTACAAAATGAAGTAATTGCCTGGCGCTGGCTCAGGGTCAGCCTCGGAGCGTGTCCTTCTTTTCCAGACTTTTCCAGCGCCGTCCTCGCAAGGATGCGCCTGCGCCGCTGGCGCCTGCCGATGAGCGTCTTGACCTTGCTTTGCGACGGGTGCGCGAACGCCTCGCTCGCCTGCTGCAAACGCGCTCTCGCGCCTCCGGCGAAATCAAGAAGACGCCACAATACACGCTCACCAAATCGAATCCCGGACTCTTTCGACTGGAAGCGGAGGGTCTGAATCTTCTGATCAACACCGAACCCTTCTTGCTTGAAAAGGATGGTCGTGTGCAGGGGCTCTTGCGCATGAGCGAATTAGCCCTTTGCCGGGCTCTGGAGGGCAAGGACCTCGCCGAGTTTTTTCGGCGCGCCGAACGGCCCGGCGAACACAGCATTGCGTTGTTTCGCCGACTGAGCGGAGCGGGCCCTGCCGGCGATCCCGATCAATTGCCGGCGCTGGATGAAGCGGCGGAGTGGTCCGGCGGCGATCTCGATCAATTGCTGATGCATATCTCGCCCAATATCCTGGCCCATGGCCTTGCGCACGCTGCGCCAGGCGCAGAGGCCGCCTTGCGTGCGCGCCTTTCCGATCGCCGCAAGCAGGAGAGCATCGAGGAACTGGAGCGCCTGCTTTCGCCAGGCGCCAATCGCGAACTGAATCCGCACAGTCGCGTGCGCAGCCTGGCCGAATTTGAAGATGCGCTGCGCGATTTTCGGGTCGCGATGCGTCAGGTTGCCGAAGAGCTGCAGTTTCGTCGTCGTCGCGAAGCGGACCTGGCGGCGCGCAAGGCCTGACTTTTCTGACCTGAGCGCTGGCCTGCAGCCGTCATTGTCCTGCGCGCCGCTGCGCGGGCGATTGAAACAGGTTGCCGCCAGGCAAGCGCGCGGCGATGCCGTATTGCCGGCCTTTTCCGGGGTTGGCCCGAACCGTAGAGGATGCTGATGGACGCAAAAGCCGGCTCGACCGCCGTAGACCCTTCTTACTTCCGCGTGGCCAGCGATGGAATCAAGCGCGTAGTAGAAAACATCCGCAAAGTCATCACCATTGATGTGCGCAAGCTGGAATACATTCTGGCGGCCAAGATTGCCGGCGGACATGTCATGCTGGCCGATTCGCACGGCGTGGGCAAGACCTCGCTGGCGCGGGCGCTGGCCGGATCAATCCAGTGGCCCAAAAGCGAGACCACCAGCGAAGGCGTTTCCATCGACTACTTCTCGCGCATCCAGTGTACGGTGGACCTCCTTCCTCAGGATATTCTGGGCTTCAATCGCTTCGATCTGAATTCAAATCAGTATCTGTTCAACCGTGGTCCGCTCTTTGCTCACTTTGTGCTCTGCGACGAGATCAATCTGCTGACGCCAAAGACCCAGGGCTCCTTCTTTCAGGCAATGGAAGAGCAGGTGGTCAGCATCGAGGGTCGCACCTATCATCTGCCGGACCCCTTTTTCATTATTTCAACGATGAACCTGCGCGGGCAGCATCTCTTTCCGCTGCCAGCGCCGCAGCTGGACCGCTTCATGGTTCAGCTTTCCATGGGCTATCCTCCGGAAGAAGAAGAGATCAACATTGTCAAGAAGCACGGACAGGAAGATAGCTGGACGGGCTTTGCCGCCGTCGCCGACGTCAATGAGTTGATGGCCTGGCAGAAACTGGTCGATTCGGTGACCATCAACAACGATGTGATTCGTTACATTGTGCAACTGGTGCGCAAGACGCGCGGCTATCCCGGAATTATTACCG is a genomic window containing:
- a CDS encoding M23 family metallopeptidase — its product is MYQRRFKNKQGRRILNLQGRVSLMHLGGGAFLYSFPGRRFPIVGRVELFKRSHRRGLLGALALAGIGFLFFNIVASAGQADPIADISELQKLEAEGRYQELEQRTEEVKARLLHIEEERSRQSGQVKLIEYTVRAGDTLSSVAIRYRVPAALVAVSSGLDAGAALKPGQKLLIPDRPGLLYKFKAGDRLADIAQRYQVKLEDIIADNAELGDLDMIEPGARIFLPNARIPTPPPIWFKPAWGRLTSGFGYRRDPLLGNWSLHSGIDIGIAYASVRAAREGQVMYVGSLGGYGNVVLIRHEGGYKTLYAHLSRLSVRAGQFVAAGAVIGVSGNTGRSTGPHLHFEVIKNDRPVNPRAFVRF
- a CDS encoding MoxR family ATPase — translated: MDAKAGSTAVDPSYFRVASDGIKRVVENIRKVITIDVRKLEYILAAKIAGGHVMLADSHGVGKTSLARALAGSIQWPKSETTSEGVSIDYFSRIQCTVDLLPQDILGFNRFDLNSNQYLFNRGPLFAHFVLCDEINLLTPKTQGSFFQAMEEQVVSIEGRTYHLPDPFFIISTMNLRGQHLFPLPAPQLDRFMVQLSMGYPPEEEEINIVKKHGQEDSWTGFAAVADVNELMAWQKLVDSVTINNDVIRYIVQLVRKTRGYPGIITGCSPRSGIKLARIVRALALVRGMNYATIDLVKEIAPATLCHRLELEDPALSPQDALARILKEVRA
- the rpmE gene encoding 50S ribosomal protein L31; translated protein: MKAAIHPEYKEATIRCACGAEYKTRSTKGDLQVEICASCHPFYTGQQKIVDAAGRVDRFKKKYKMK
- the rho gene encoding transcription termination factor Rho, giving the protein MAVRKGSRNRDVQSEESQVDDRQDDAEDTSAEIAPEVGNGASHNGDSRGGRHRRGRRDHRDRDRGDRDGNRRLPGPGVPRELRERSEPREPRDPNAPPPPPIDLTELKRKPIEDLTSMAEAMGCAEASAMKKQNLIFEILRKQAEMNGAVFAAGVMEKLSEGYGFLRSPDYNYLPGPDDIYVSPSQIRLFGLRTGDTITGQIRPPKESERFFAMLRVDTINGESPDVAHKRILFDNLTPLYPDDRLRMEWNPGQLDTRVIDLLTPIGKGQRGLIVAPPRVGKTILMQNIANAITANSPDVILMVLLIDERPEEVTDMARNVRGEVVSSTFDEPASRHVQVAEMVIEKAKRQVEHGRDVVILLDSITRLARAYNQVIPTSGKILSGGVDSNALHKPKRFFGAARNIEHGGSLTIIATALIDTGSKMDEVIFEEFKGTGNMEIHLDRRLADKRIYPAIDLNKSGTRKEELLLEPEVLNKVFVLRKALSPMSPTEAMELLLDRMRGTKTNADFLASMNVPSV